One Ignavibacterium album JCM 16511 genomic region harbors:
- a CDS encoding FkbM family methyltransferase, translating to MSLTLKQKINSIKYFITHPKSLELIIASKESGYLYDEGWFKSLDEKRPVDKDGNPIPWFTYPAIEFLKDRLTKEMIIFEYGSGSSTLFFAERVKEIISVETDKEWFNKIVNKLPSNARLIFYEQVNFDCTYAEVIKTTNKKYDIIIVDAIEREEAISISIELLKENGVIILDNSERDEYKNITDFLYQNKFKKIDFWGIQPAYLNKSCTSIFYKTNNCLGI from the coding sequence ATGTCATTAACATTAAAACAAAAGATTAACTCAATAAAATATTTTATTACTCATCCTAAATCTTTGGAATTGATTATCGCTTCAAAAGAGTCGGGATACCTTTATGATGAAGGTTGGTTTAAGTCTCTTGATGAAAAAAGACCTGTGGATAAGGATGGGAATCCAATTCCGTGGTTTACTTATCCTGCAATAGAATTCCTTAAAGACAGGTTAACAAAAGAGATGATAATTTTTGAGTACGGTTCCGGTAGCTCAACTTTATTTTTTGCCGAAAGAGTAAAAGAAATTATATCTGTTGAGACTGATAAAGAATGGTTTAACAAAATTGTGAATAAATTACCATCAAATGCCAGACTAATATTTTATGAACAAGTTAATTTTGATTGCACATACGCTGAAGTAATAAAAACAACTAACAAGAAATACGATATAATTATAGTTGATGCTATAGAAAGAGAAGAAGCTATATCTATATCCATAGAATTACTCAAAGAGAACGGTGTAATCATTTTAGATAATTCGGAGAGAGATGAGTATAAAAATATTACAGACTTTCTTTATCAGAATAAATTTAAAAAAATTGATTTTTGGGGTATTCAACCTGCATATTTAAATAAATCTTGCACATCGATTTTTTATAAAACAAATAATTGTTTAGGAATATAA
- a CDS encoding flippase codes for MSDNNINTKINFGSETFKRYFANTSWMFAEKIFKTLVAFFVGIYVARYLGPGQFGLLNYAISFAGLFTSFANLGMDSIVVRELVKNPERRDEILGTVFRLRLIGSVVTIILVSITAFIINEPSFNLILIVIISAATIFQSLGVIEQFFQSRVEAKFNVVAQSGSFFIASIIKVLLVVFNQPLIYFAIVQTLESVLLAIGYYTVYKKNSLSFSHWKFNKKTATELFKDSWPLVLSGVVIAIYMKIDQVMIKNFMSATDVGYYAVAVKLCEAWYFVPMAISTSVFPAIVNAKQVSEKLYLSRLQKLYDFLAAISIAIAIPVTLLSDFIINLLFGPEYKPAAPVLTIYIWAGVATFLGVASSQYLISENLTKLSFYRTLLGMIVNVVMNWFLIPIYGINGAAFATLVSYSLATFSVGLTRKTFNQLKMMLKSILLLNILSEIYKYVINIKTKD; via the coding sequence TTGAGCGATAATAACATAAATACAAAAATTAATTTCGGCTCAGAAACTTTTAAGAGATATTTTGCAAACACCAGCTGGATGTTTGCAGAAAAAATTTTTAAAACCTTAGTAGCGTTCTTTGTCGGAATTTATGTAGCACGGTATTTAGGTCCGGGTCAGTTCGGACTATTAAATTACGCAATAAGTTTTGCCGGATTATTTACATCATTTGCCAATCTTGGAATGGATAGTATTGTAGTTCGTGAATTGGTTAAAAATCCTGAACGAAGAGATGAAATACTTGGTACTGTTTTCCGGCTAAGACTGATTGGCTCAGTTGTTACAATCATTTTAGTTTCAATAACGGCTTTCATTATCAATGAACCATCATTTAATCTTATATTAATTGTTATCATCTCTGCTGCAACAATTTTTCAATCGTTAGGCGTTATTGAGCAATTTTTCCAATCACGAGTAGAAGCAAAATTTAATGTTGTTGCACAATCCGGTTCATTTTTTATTGCATCAATAATAAAAGTACTGCTTGTCGTTTTTAATCAACCGTTGATTTACTTTGCAATTGTTCAAACTCTTGAATCAGTTTTACTTGCAATTGGTTATTATACTGTTTACAAAAAAAATAGTCTCTCTTTTTCTCATTGGAAGTTTAATAAAAAAACAGCTACAGAATTGTTTAAAGATTCCTGGCCATTGGTTTTATCCGGAGTTGTAATTGCAATTTATATGAAAATAGATCAGGTAATGATTAAAAATTTTATGTCAGCCACTGATGTTGGATATTATGCCGTAGCAGTTAAACTTTGCGAAGCGTGGTATTTTGTTCCGATGGCAATAAGTACATCCGTTTTCCCTGCGATTGTAAATGCAAAACAAGTAAGTGAGAAACTTTACTTAAGCCGATTACAAAAACTGTATGATTTTCTTGCTGCAATTTCAATCGCAATAGCAATTCCTGTTACACTTCTGTCCGATTTCATAATTAATCTTTTATTCGGTCCTGAATATAAACCTGCAGCTCCGGTACTTACCATTTATATTTGGGCAGGCGTTGCAACATTTCTTGGAGTTGCGAGCAGTCAATATCTTATAAGTGAGAATTTGACGAAACTTTCATTTTACAGAACATTGTTGGGAATGATTGTTAATGTAGTCATGAATTGGTTTTTGATACCAATCTATGGAATAAACGGTGCTGCCTTTGCAACTTTGGTTTCGTATTCATTGGCGACATTTTCTGTTGGGTTGACAAGGAAAACATTCAACCAACTTAAAATGATGTTGAAGTCAATTCTCCTATTGAACATTCTATCTGAAATTTATAAATATGTCATTAACATTAAAACAAAAGATTAA